Proteins encoded together in one Rana temporaria chromosome 6, aRanTem1.1, whole genome shotgun sequence window:
- the TMEM177 gene encoding transmembrane protein 177, translating into MALQLLLRVCTFTRNHRGKLLGASSFGLFAANISYHVFPELTFRKLYQSWSKGEPAQLSDRLHSLFRDVLEEANCGSPTGYTPFAAYGFHPVSAGVPWLPAGCLIGIPANYKNTAEDGSGIVDRLLVVGGEEVDWNSDVGKRLRDTLTFSSDAQKFSLAREAIHAQSSGPVIQASVAPACFAAVCFSSVGLKQLLGLYSGPMLFRGVFNLLAATLGFTGYCLCYDSISQWLDYRADRKVAAVSRSYAQGGLEFYEKILARNRILRGILGKKGEAMYAPSGNLFPRQKLRLKHASYTSRRDRIQHTLKTMQS; encoded by the coding sequence ATGGCTCTCCAGCTCCTCCTGAGGGTCTGCACCTTCACCCGGAATCACCGGGGTAAGCTCCTTGGCGCCTCTTCCTTTGGCCTGTTTGCCGCCAATATTTCCTATCACGTCTTCCCAGAGTTGACGTTCCGGAAGCTCTACCAGTCGTGGTCCAAGGGGGAACCCGCCCAGCTGTCCGACAGACTTCACTCGCTCTTCCGGGATGTCCTAGAGGAAGCAAACTGCGGCTCCCCCACCGGATACACCCCCTTTGCGGCCTACGGCTTCCACCCGGTCAGCGCCGGCGTTCCCTGGCTCCCGGCCGGATGCTTAATCGGCATTCCCGCCAACTATAAAAACACGGCGGAGGACGGGTCAGGAATTGTGGACCGGTTGTTGGTGGTCGGTGGCGAGGAGGTGGACTGGAACAGCGACGTCGGGAAAAGGTTGAGGGACACTTTGACGTTCTCATCAGACGCTCAGAAATTCTCTTTGGCCCGTGAGGCCATCCACGCACAGAGTAGCGGCCCCGTGATCCAGGCGTCTGTGGCCCCCGCCTGCTTTGCCGCCGTCTGCTTTTCTAGCGTGGGGCTCAAGCAGCTCCTAGGTTTGTATTCCGGCCCCATGTTATTCAGGGGGGTCTTCAATTTGCTGGCCGCCACGCTCGGCTTCACCGGATACTGCCTATGCTACGACTCGATCAGTCAGTGGTTGGATTACAGGGCCGATCGCAAAGTAGCCGCCGTATCCAGATCCTACGCCCAGGGGGGGCTGGAGTTCTacgaaaaaatattggcccgcaACCGGATCCTGCGAGGAATTCTGGGTAAAAAAGGGGAGGCGATGTACGCGCCGAGCGGGAATTTGTTCCCCAGACAGAAACTGCGACTGAAGCATGCGTCTTACACATCCCGGAGAGACCGGATACAACATACACTGAAGACCATGCAGTCGTGA